In Uranotaenia lowii strain MFRU-FL chromosome 2, ASM2978415v1, whole genome shotgun sequence, one genomic interval encodes:
- the LOC129745923 gene encoding eukaryotic translation initiation factor 2 subunit 1 — protein MVLTCRFYKQKYPEVEDVVMVNVLSIAEMGAYVHLLEYNNIEGMILLSELSRRRIRSINKLIRVGKTEPVVVIRVDKNKGYIDLSKRRVSPEDVEKCTERFAKAKAVNSILRHVADMMKFNDEQLEELYEKTAWHFEEKLKTKAAAYDVFKQCVSDPAMLDECGLEPEVKELLLSNIKRKLTSQAVKIRADIECACYGYEGIDAVKTALRAGLDMSTEELPIKINLIAPPLYVMTTSTPEKADGLKALESAIVKIQETIENLGGVFKVQMAPKVVTATDEAELARKMERAEAENAEVDGDDGEDEDEEGISYNQEGEDGEDEDKNGSDEEGDEKKEE, from the exons ATGGTGTTAACGTGTAGATTCTACAAGCAGAAGTACCCGGAGGTGGAGGATGTGGTCATGGTGAACGTTCTGTCTATCGCCGAAATGGGCGCGTACGTCCACCTGCTGGAGTACAACAACATCGAGGGCATGATCTTACTGTCGGAATTGTCCCGTCGGCGTATCCGTTCCATCAACAAACTGATCCGGGTTGGCAAAACCGAACCAGTGGTGGTGATCCGAGTCGATAAAAATAAGGGCTACATCGATTTGTCCAAGCGGCGCGTTTCCCCGGAAGATGTCGAGAAGTGCACGGAGCGATTCGCCAAGGCCAAAGCCGTGAACAGTATCCTGCGCCATGTGGCCGATATGATGAAGTTCAACGACGAACAGCTGGAGGAACTATACGAAAAGACTGCTTGGCATTTTGAGGAGAAACTCAAGACCAAGGCGGCAGCCTACGATGTGTTCAAGCAATGCGTtag CGATCCAGCCATGCTGGACGAATGCGGCCTGGAACCGGAAGTAAAGGAATTGCTGCTGAGCAACATCAAACGCAAGCTGACCTCGCAGGCGGTCAAAATCCGTGCTGACATTGAGTGCGCTTGCTACGGGTACGAGGGTATCGACGCGGTCAAGACGGCACTTCGGGCTGGTCTCGATATGTCAACCGAGGAGTTGCCCATCAAGATTAATCTTATTGCACCCCCACTATATG TCATGACAACTTCAACCCCGGAGAAAGCCGATGGGCTGAAGGCACTGGAATCGGCCATCGTAAAAATCCAGGAGACAATCGAGAATCTCGGTGGTGTATTCAAGGTGCAGATGGCTCCTAAGGTGGTGACGGCAACGGATGAAGCTGAACTGGCCAGGAAAATGGAACGAGCCGAGGCCGAAAATGCGGAAGTCGACGGAGACGATGGGGAGGATGAGGACGAGGAGGGCATAAGCTACAACCAGGAAGGCGAGGACGGTGAAGATGAGGACAAAAACGGCAGCGACGAGGAAGGGGACGAGAAAAAGGAGGAATAG